A segment of the Ischnura elegans chromosome 13 unlocalized genomic scaffold, ioIscEleg1.1 SUPER_13_unloc_1, whole genome shotgun sequence genome:
gaaaattgacacattttgagtttttttataaatatcgaaatacttattaaatgtcattataatctcactaaaaatcagtttaaaacttatttatatcgAAAAAGCGAATTCagcatgaataaaattcaattgaaacatttattttgcatttctcaataatgttgcgtttccgcaacgttggccgtaaatgggttaataatAATACACGATTGATGAAGAGAATGCTGCACTGAGTGACTCGTCTGTTTTAATTGTTGATGTACCCACATTCCTTTCAATGATAACATCAGTAATGGGTTGTCGTTTGAATGCCATCACCATGCTATTATTTGTTCAAATGACAATAACatttcctcttgaaaacattGCTAGCCCTGGTTAAGGCTCAAAATGATCGATGCAAGGAATTTCTTTCTAAGGTGAATTTCCGTATATTTACTGGTAACTGTGTCGCGTTTATAGGTATGAATCAAATAACTTGCCTTCTGTGTATAATTACATTGTTTAGTTAATTGGTATTATAATAATAGGAATGAAAAGCCCCGGCTTTCTAAGTCCGCAAAGGCAATGCTATCATGTCGATATTTTGGAAGCGAAGTCATAAAACTTAAATCATACAACTTGTCCGTCTTACATTTTGGTGATACTCTTTCCAAAATGTAAGTCAACTTCTTCAACAAAAAGATTGAAGAGGAAGGAATTTATTTGGCATTTAGTATTGTGTTTTACAATTAACAATTCTAGAGCTCTGTTCACGTTACTAATTTTAGTAAGTACATTTAATATCTCATACGTTTTATCATACTCAAGtgttatttagtatttataattttttttgagtgaattatgtagataaattattaattcaacGCTGCATTAATAATTCTATTCACTTGTAGGGCAATTAGTCTATGCCCATGCAGTGTATGAAAGAGATTAGGTTGCTGTGGATTTTGCGTGATAAATGATGAGATTTCATGTTGACTCGATTTTAGTGAATTTGTGCCgtatgaatgaaatattgaaataaagacacGAAACGCCAAGGTAGCTCGGATCATCAGCTCCTGTagacaattattttgaaaaattttcctgacaaaaagcaaaataatggttataccctaacaacacatggacatccgacggatgtccgtcggatatccaaggcggacgttgcggatggcccacggatatccgaaggaaatccggcgatatccgtcggatatccatacgtcccaaaatccgatatccataggacgtccgctgccggatattaatacaattttttgcatattgttgcaagaatatacgCCAAAAAGGATCCtgcacatgatagacaaccttatcaaggtggaaggagtcttcatgtcccaaattcgacattcttgcaacaatatgcaaaaaattgtattaatatccggcagcggacgtcctatggatatcggattttgggacttatggatatccgacggatatcgccggatttccttcggatatccgtggcccatctgcatgtcccaaaatccgatatccataggacgtccccttccggatattaataccattttttgcatattgttacaagaatatacaccaaatagattccttcattcgaatgattaatgctttaactaatgactactgattaaataaaaagaaacaaaattgcattaaaaactatttaatctttcttattttgtcatttgtaaGGCCTTTTTACATAATTTGAGTTATTGCATCCAAGCAAactgactttcaaaattaatgttacctcTTAGGAATgggatcaatttaaatttagtgaatccAAGAATTCGAATGGAACAGGTCATACCCtgaaagttcagaaaaatgatttccaaggaaGATCGTAACATATCTTATGCTTTGAGATTTCAATAGTTTGAAGAATCACATCAACAATGGCATTGTTTATAGGTAAAATCTATATACCCAAACTTCCAACCATGCCTACTAATAAACCTGAGATGATACAATTTCTGGGTTTGCCTTTccgtatcaatgaataaattcaaccttgtaaagtgaccttaatgaaaaattgtagcaaacaatagttaagaatgattaccacttggttacagttgaatattgacaagaaccagataaaacaatcgtttgattcatcatataaatttcagcttataaaattaacaaaaatggcacttctctgtgaacaaatacaacatgcatggctttaaaagataaaattattaaacatacataagttataacatggaaacaaatcacatgcttacattggcacaaaataaactgtccatatagataAGACCAATGAATTCACTTCATCTCTGAACTCCAAAACACTTATGACTAAGTAAATACAGTGTGAAAACATGTGAGCAGAGCAATGCTTTGTAGATTATTTTCACGGAATGCACAAGTCTAAAATGAGATTAACAACTAAATAATAAACACCTGAgtaagaggaatgacaaagtatttctattccaaCGTTAACTTTTTTAACACAATGGTAAAAATTCCACCTCCAATCACCATATTTAGCCATATCTATTTTCCccttaaaaaattgaacaaaatttggTACAGCCCAGGGCTTCCTCTTGGGAACTAACTATTTTCCTGGTCACTGCAATACACAAAAAAAGGATATGTTATAAAAAGTGGTCTCAGAGCAAAGGACTGTCACGCAGTCACTTGTGAGGTAGAAAcatcaaaaaaaaacttaataaaggtcATTTTATTGCTATATATAGGAAACCTTTACAATGACTCATATgtgtattttgcatatttattggTTGGTTCTGTAGCATTTGTATTTGCAACAAGCttaatctaattaaaaaattttcattaagacaGGTGAGAGgctgttaaaaattatataaatgaaagaaaacaaaaaaatagatacaATAACTAAAAGAAATAGTTTTTCATAAATGAAGTCAGCagtcttataataataattatttgcaaGAAACTttttgtttccttcataaaatgaaCTTCGCATATATTGAATTTATTGCATTATTGAACACAGTTATTCTTAACGACTGGTCCCATACCTTGGATTTATACGCCAGAAGACTCCCGTTCCATGATACTTAATTGAGAAGTTGAGATATGATATGCTTTACTTCATAGATACAAGTTAATGCAACagcttaaccctcttagtgccaccaTAATTATAATATGTCATCAGCACGCCTCAATGGCATCAGGCCACAAGTTGAACAAACAAGACCTTCTGGGTTTCAGCTTCCTGCCTTCCACAGTCTAATTATTAATTTAGGCAAttaatcatttcttttttgtaaccttttatcccaagtatttaaatatataatatttgaataatactTCATACATGCTCTGGcaaaaattggttatttccaAACGGTAAGTTATTATGGCCGACCATTGTTTTGTTACAACGTAACATTGTCAAGCAccttttatcttaataaataatgtgtataatgtatttaaataatttcgaatcattagaaaaaatgagaaaatgatacTGATATCACACCATGCACACATCATGAGCCACATTGCTGGCTGCTGATTTAAAAAAGCCAAAGTTCATATGAAAAGATATGGTAGTTAGTAGATTAAGAAAaaacttacctttttttcttcccattacaTCTCTCGGGGGCATGTCTTAGCCAGTTCTTTATGGCCAACTCTATTTCCTTCTCTGAGGCATCCTTGAAAAGTGGGTTCCTTTGTACAGCCcctgaaatgtatttattttaatgtgagcAATCATCCTTAATTTTTGCGTGTACATCTTACACTTAGCACTTGTGGTTCTGCTACAGCTATGCATCGGTGGCTCCATGGTAACAATACTGAGATTAGGAACACTGTTTACAAGCAAAATTCTTGACCAAGGCCTTAGGATAGGAATGtctcataatttataaataccaaaTGTGGAAAATGGagtcacaaagaatgaaaattaacatttaaaatgctttctGGCCTGATCAAGGGTAAGATTCATGCTCATAACATACCAAAACAAGGGTTCCATGGAAGTGGAAAAACAATGTTACCTCACCACCACTAAGGAAAAGTTACACTCATAAAACCAAACTCCACGTATTACTCattataattttgcaaataagtTTCAAATGATTGAGCTGGGTAGGATTGAGCATTGAGTAGCAAAACAGGTAGGACAGGCACACAATTGCTGGCTGCCAAACAATTTCCAGGGGTTTTCAGAGAAATACAAAGACTCTCTGAGTTCCTCATGActaaaaaattcctcaaaaattcTTGGTTTTCCAGATCACCGGATACCCTAATATACTTACTTAGTATCACATCTGCCATCAGCTTGCTGGACAAAGGTTTCTTTTTCTTAGCTCCAACCCAGCTAAATTGTGATGCCAAATTGTCGGACATTAACCTCGTCAACATTCTCTTGGTCACATCGGCGAGATTATTGCCCCCAATACGGCTCAAACAAATTACCTATAATATAAATGAACAACATGATAAAGAGTAATCCTTAATGAGTAAGACAACTACACTTCCATACAAACAAGCGTACAGCCTCATacaaacaaatttcacaattttttggcCAGGTTAAGCCAAAATTTGATGCCATAAAATGGTATACGTTAAGTTCATACAAAACTATCAAGTCAAAATAACATATCACAAgtatgaatattaaatgaaacaaaCTAGGATTTATAAGAAGGCTTACCATATTTCTCTTCACTGTCTCATCAGCAAGATCTTCCTCCAATTTTTCCAGGTGTTCAAGAGACTGCAGTGGCAGATTTGCAGGCATGGCTGCACTAACATCAACACTTCTTGATTGAGTACTGCAAACAGCATCAAGGATTGCTTGAATAGCATCACTGTTTCTGCTTGCAGTGGCTCGCAACACAGCCAATTCCCGCAATACCTGTCTCCTGAAATCTAGGGAAGaaagaaattgtaaatttcacaaattaaatgattTCAGGCAATAATCTGTGGTAGGCTTAAATCGTTAGAAGAATCCTACGAACGAGCAACAACTAAGCACCTAGTAACATTCAAAAAAGTAATACCCAACTAACCAATCTCACTTGCTGCCGATGCTGTAGGGCCCTTAGGAGGTGAGCAAGGCAgcaattccctctctctctccgagtGAGGTGACATTTTGGCAGGAGAGAGAGATGCCATCTGATTGGTTGGTCTATTCTTATGTCCTCTATCAATAGAGGAAATGGACGGAGGTTTTGGGAGGTTTTCTATTCTCCTGCAACTTATCTGAGTTTGCAAAGGATCATCCTCCGATGAATCCTCACTGCTCGACACACGTCGAGCTTTCTTCATCCTTTTTCCTCTTCCGATGTCCTCACTTTCGGTGTTAAGGTCAGAGGTATCCTCTGCCCTTCTTAAGTGAGCACGTGCTCCCTCATACGTGTCTGGAAAAAAGAATGCATGGTAAAATTGATGTTTTCAGGTGaaactttgtgaaagtgatttattttaaagaatgCATGCATTATATGTGCCAGGGGTAGAGCATACCATGTTGTTACTCTTATTCACCAACTCTCTCAACAGTCaagatgatgaaaaattttatataacTACACATGCAATGAAAAACTAAATGTAGTAACAGCCTAAATTAGCCTAAGCAgcaaaaggatattgaaaaataatttaagtcaTAAGGTTATGTTAAGACCAGTGGAATAGAATGTATGAATTTATAACATTAAGAAACTAATAATCACATGGCGTTTTTAGATGCACATTGTTATGAGgtaatatgtatacaaaaaatGTCAAGTGAAAAAGAGAGAGCTAATatgttttacaaaataatttcaaaatattcttacaGTATGtgtcaaaatatatttctctcgtcagattttgctacttgggtacCTGAAGGTAACgataatttttcgttaaaaagtACCAATTAAGGTAAACATACCATATGACTGAATTATTCTAGCAGGATATTCACTCCATGAAAGGTCCGGTTCCAATCTGCTCTTTGTGGCCTCAATTAACTTTCCATGGCTCTTGTAAGGTGGCCATGAACATTTCCCACCATTCATCCAATTAAGTGGAACAACAGCAACATCATTCGTCGAGGAGAAGTGAACCACCGCAAATCTCTTTGACATCTTTCTAATTATGAAACATTTacaagacataaaaaaataagacaatttaacaatttcaatGGTGAAGTGCAACCAATACACAGTTAATTAATAATATGCATGAGTGGAATCACAGCATAATTGCCTTTACAAGGTAGCAACATCATTCGTCATGGCGAAGTGAACCACCGCAAATCTCTTTGacatctttctaattataaaacatttacaaGACATACAAAAATAAGacaatttaacaatttcaatGGTGAAGTGCAACCAATACACAGTTAATTATTAGTATGCATGAGTGGAATCACAGCATAATTGCCTTTAAAAGgtaccctagtagaaaaaattgtgttcttttggtgttctttatatgttcattcagtgttcaagtgttcttttgatgttcttttggtgttcttttatgttcaccaatttcttggtgtgttcttttgatgttcaatttatgttctttttatgttcatctcagtgaacacaaaatgaacatttttctttatgttcattttgtgttccctttgagttcattttatgttcaccatggtgaacacaatatgaacatttttttatgcgttcattttatgttcactttgttgtcattttatgttcaccatggtgaacacaaattgaacatttttttatatgttcattttatgttcactatgttgaacacaaaatgaacatttttctttatgttcattttgtgttccctttgagttcattttatgttcaccatggtgaacacaatatgaacatttttttatgtgttcattttatgttcactttgtgttcattttatgttcaccatggtgaacacaaattgaacatttttttatatgttcattttatgttcactatgttgaacacaaaatgaacatttttctttgttgttctttaaaataaaccagtataaaaattctcattccttggaggtgattgtggatagctgcagttcatgtgtcatgacaagtagctttacacaaaacaagtaatacagatgattttggagactttgtctaccaaaaatgagtttgaatttccccatcttgaaatccacaaaactgtattttttagcagttttccataata
Coding sequences within it:
- the LOC124172588 gene encoding uncharacterized protein LOC124172588, whose product is MSCKCFIIRKMSKRFAVVHFSSTNDVAVVPLNWMNGGKCSWPPYKSHGKLIEATKSRLEPDLSWSEYPARIIQSYDTYEGARAHLRRAEDTSDLNTESEDIGRGKRMKKARRVSSSEDSSEDDPLQTQISCRRIENLPKPPSISSIDRGHKNRPTNQMASLSPAKMSPHSERERELLPCSPPKGPTASAASEIDFRRQVLRELAVLRATASRNSDAIQAILDAVCSTQSRSVDVSAAMPANLPLQSLEHLEKLEEDLADETVKRNMVICLSRIGGNNLADVTKRMLTRLMSDNLASQFSWVGAKKKKPLSSKLMADVILRAVQRNPLFKDASEKEIELAIKNWLRHAPERCNGKKKSDQENS